The following coding sequences lie in one Glycine soja cultivar W05 chromosome 16, ASM419377v2, whole genome shotgun sequence genomic window:
- the LOC114391230 gene encoding MLO-like protein 1 isoform X1 has product MGGGGEEGNNLEFTPTWVVAVVCSVIVAASFAAERFLHYGGKFLKRKNQKPLYEALEKIKEELMLLGFISLLLTITQNGIIRICVPVGWTHHMLPCSLKDKEKEESTKTTSHFQTFFSFSDISGTARRLLAESESENEDHQPATGEKLCARKGKVPLLSVEALHHLHTFIFVLAVAHVTFCVLTVVFGGLKIREWKHWEDSIGNDNKNETQPVLEPTVTHVHQHAFIQNRFTGLGKDSAVLGWVKSFFKQFYGSVTKLDYVTLRLGFIMTHCKGNPKFNFHKYMIRTLEDDFKKVVGISWYLWIFVVIFMLLNVHGWHAYFWISFIPLILLLAVGTKLEHVIIQLAHEVAEKHSAIEGELVVQPRDDHFWFNRPHIVLFLIHFILFQNAFEIAFFFWIWFVSQVTYGFDSCIMGRVRYIVPRLIIGVFIQLLCSYSTLPLYAIVTQMGTHFKKAIFDEQVQARLVGWAQKAKKKGQRGDNSLSGQESSRAGAGIQLGSVFRRESASEDNVIVPRNDGSE; this is encoded by the exons ATGGGTGGTGGAGGTGAAGAAGGGAACAATTTGGAATTCACTCCCACttgggttgttgctgttgtttgTTCTGTGATTGTTGCTGCTTCGTTTGCTGCTGAAAGGTTTCTTCATTATGGAGGGAAGTTTCTCAAGAGGAAGAATCAGAAGCCACTCTATGAAGCCCTGGAAAAAATCAAAGAAG AGTTGATGCTGTTGGGCTTTATTTCTCTGCTACTGACAATAACACAAAATGGGATCATCAGAATTTGTGTTCCAGTGGGTTGGACTCACCATATGCTTCCTTGCAGTCTAAAGgataaagaaaaggaagaatcaaCAAAAACCACATCACATTTTCAgacatttttctctttctctgatATTTCTGGCACTGCTAGGCGCCTTTTAGctgagagtgagagtgagaatGAGGATCACCAACCAGCAACAGGAGAAAAACTTTGTGCTAGGAAG gGCAAGGTTCCTCTATTATCTGTGGAGGCACTGCACCACCTTCATACCTTTATTTTTGTCCTAGCTGTGGCCCATGTCACATTTTGTGTTCTCACTGTTGTCTTTGGAGGGTTAAAA ATACGTGAGTGGAAGCACTGGGAAGACTCTATTGGCAAtgacaataaaaatgaaacacaacCAG TTTTGGAACCAACAGTGACTCATGTTCACCAACACGCTTTTATCCAGAATCGTTTTACTGGTCTTGGCAAAGATTCTGCTGTTCTGGGTTGGGTG AAATCATTCTTCAAGCAATTTTATGGATCTGTGACCAAATTAGATTATGTGACATTAAGGCTTGGGTTCATTATG ACCCACTGCAAAGGAAATCCAAAGTTTAATTTCCATAAATACATGATTCGTACCCTTGAAGATGATTTCAAGAAAGTTGTTGGTATAAG CTGGTATCTTTGGATCTTTGTGGTCATCTTTATGTTGCTGAATGTCCATG GTTGGCACGCATATTTCTGGATTTCTTTCATTCCTCTCATT CTTCTACTTGCTGTGGGTACTAAGTTGGAGCATGTAATAATCCAACTAGCTCATGAAGTAGCTGAGAAGCATTCGGCCATAGAAGGTGAATTAGTTGTTCAACCAAGAGATGACCACTTCTGGTTTAATCGTCCGCACATTGTCCTCTTCCTGATTCACTTCATCCTCTTCCAAAATGCTTTTGAGATTGCATTTTTCTTTTGGATATGG TTTGTTTCTCAGGTTACATATGGCTTTGACTCCTGTATAATGGGGCGGGTTCGTTACATTGTTCCAAGGCTCATTATTGG GGTATTTATTCAGTTACTATGTAGCTATAGTACCCTGCCACTTTATGCAATCGTTACACAG ATGGGAACTCACTTTAAGAAGGCCATATTTGATGAACAAGTGCAAGCACGCCTTGTAGGTTGGGCACAAAAGGCAAAGAAAAAAGGACAAAGAGGTGATAATAGCCTCTCTGGCCAAGAAAGTTCTCGTGCAGGTGCTGGAATTCAACTAGGATCAGTGTTCAGGAGGGAATCTGCCTCAGAAGACAATGTTATTGTCCCAAGAAATGATGGATCCGAATGA
- the LOC114391230 gene encoding MLO-like protein 1 isoform X2, which produces MGGGGEEGNNLEFTPTWVVAVVCSVIVAASFAAERFLHYGGKFLKRKNQKPLYEALEKIKEELMLLGFISLLLTITQNGIIRICVPVGWTHHMLPCSLKDKEKEESTKTTSHFQTFFSFSDISGTARRLLAESESENEDHQPATGEKLCARKGKVPLLSVEALHHLHTFIFVLAVAHVTFCVLTVVFGGLKIREWKHWEDSIGNDNKNETQPVLEPTVTHVHQHAFIQNRFTGLGKDSAVLGWVKSFFKQFYGSVTKLDYVTLRLGFIMTHCKGNPKFNFHKYMIRTLEDDFKKVVGISWYLWIFVVIFMLLNVHGWHAYFWISFIPLILLLAVGTKLEHVIIQLAHEVAEKHSAIEGELVVQPRDDHFWFNRPHIVLFLIHFILFQNAFEIAFFFWIWVTYGFDSCIMGRVRYIVPRLIIGVFIQLLCSYSTLPLYAIVTQMGTHFKKAIFDEQVQARLVGWAQKAKKKGQRGDNSLSGQESSRAGAGIQLGSVFRRESASEDNVIVPRNDGSE; this is translated from the exons ATGGGTGGTGGAGGTGAAGAAGGGAACAATTTGGAATTCACTCCCACttgggttgttgctgttgtttgTTCTGTGATTGTTGCTGCTTCGTTTGCTGCTGAAAGGTTTCTTCATTATGGAGGGAAGTTTCTCAAGAGGAAGAATCAGAAGCCACTCTATGAAGCCCTGGAAAAAATCAAAGAAG AGTTGATGCTGTTGGGCTTTATTTCTCTGCTACTGACAATAACACAAAATGGGATCATCAGAATTTGTGTTCCAGTGGGTTGGACTCACCATATGCTTCCTTGCAGTCTAAAGgataaagaaaaggaagaatcaaCAAAAACCACATCACATTTTCAgacatttttctctttctctgatATTTCTGGCACTGCTAGGCGCCTTTTAGctgagagtgagagtgagaatGAGGATCACCAACCAGCAACAGGAGAAAAACTTTGTGCTAGGAAG gGCAAGGTTCCTCTATTATCTGTGGAGGCACTGCACCACCTTCATACCTTTATTTTTGTCCTAGCTGTGGCCCATGTCACATTTTGTGTTCTCACTGTTGTCTTTGGAGGGTTAAAA ATACGTGAGTGGAAGCACTGGGAAGACTCTATTGGCAAtgacaataaaaatgaaacacaacCAG TTTTGGAACCAACAGTGACTCATGTTCACCAACACGCTTTTATCCAGAATCGTTTTACTGGTCTTGGCAAAGATTCTGCTGTTCTGGGTTGGGTG AAATCATTCTTCAAGCAATTTTATGGATCTGTGACCAAATTAGATTATGTGACATTAAGGCTTGGGTTCATTATG ACCCACTGCAAAGGAAATCCAAAGTTTAATTTCCATAAATACATGATTCGTACCCTTGAAGATGATTTCAAGAAAGTTGTTGGTATAAG CTGGTATCTTTGGATCTTTGTGGTCATCTTTATGTTGCTGAATGTCCATG GTTGGCACGCATATTTCTGGATTTCTTTCATTCCTCTCATT CTTCTACTTGCTGTGGGTACTAAGTTGGAGCATGTAATAATCCAACTAGCTCATGAAGTAGCTGAGAAGCATTCGGCCATAGAAGGTGAATTAGTTGTTCAACCAAGAGATGACCACTTCTGGTTTAATCGTCCGCACATTGTCCTCTTCCTGATTCACTTCATCCTCTTCCAAAATGCTTTTGAGATTGCATTTTTCTTTTGGATATGG GTTACATATGGCTTTGACTCCTGTATAATGGGGCGGGTTCGTTACATTGTTCCAAGGCTCATTATTGG GGTATTTATTCAGTTACTATGTAGCTATAGTACCCTGCCACTTTATGCAATCGTTACACAG ATGGGAACTCACTTTAAGAAGGCCATATTTGATGAACAAGTGCAAGCACGCCTTGTAGGTTGGGCACAAAAGGCAAAGAAAAAAGGACAAAGAGGTGATAATAGCCTCTCTGGCCAAGAAAGTTCTCGTGCAGGTGCTGGAATTCAACTAGGATCAGTGTTCAGGAGGGAATCTGCCTCAGAAGACAATGTTATTGTCCCAAGAAATGATGGATCCGAATGA